TTTCGGTCCTGGGTTTGGGGCAGTGGTTACGGTGACCCCGGTGATTAAAAAAGCATCGACTCAGTTTTCGGTGAAGTTATACGTGCCTGAAATAAAAATCGGGGCGGCCGGATTCGAACCGGCGACCTCCTGCTCCCAAAGCAGGCGCGCTAGCCAGCTGTGCTACGCCCCGTCGCTGGCTACTATCCACCGTCTCTTCCGATTATTTCAATGGAAAAAGGGGTTTAGCGGGGGGGGCTTATTCTTCCTCTTCGAGGCCGGCGTCGACCATCCGGTCGAAGATCCAGGTGCGAACGCAGGCCAGATGCTCCTCGGCTTCGGCGGCCGCCTGCTGGAACCGCTCGGCCCATTCGTCGTCGCCCGCGATCTCCGCCAGATCGCCGAGGGCTCGCCAAGCTTCGTTGTTGACCAATTCGGCGACCAGCATGAGCTGAAGGCACTGCTCAAAGTCGATCCGGGGATCGTCCAAGGCCGGGGCCAGGCCCATCGAGGAGATGGTGGCGACCTCGACGGTCGGCGCCATCGGATGCGAGCCGGCGCCGACGTCGGATGCGGCTAGTTTGAGCAGCCGCAAATGATCCCGCTTCTGAGCCCGGAGGACTTCGATTTCCTCCAACTCCATCTCGCCCAGTGCTTTCAGCAAGAGGGCCTTGCCATGGAAGGTTTCCCAGAGACGGAAGTTGGATTGTTCGAAGGCCATCTGCTGGCCGATCTTGTTGAGCAGGATTCGGTCGCCCTTGGTCAAAGGGTCGAGGTCCTGAAATTCAGGTTGGGGCCTGTAGAGTCGCAAGGTTTTTGGCTTTTTTACGCGGACTGACTTGGGAAGGGGCGAGGCTTTCTCGGTACCGGCTCGGTTCATGGGAGAACCCCTTTTTAAATAAATGTTTGGATAGGGTGCTTGATTAATAAAGGTAGGGCCGGTGAAGCACCATCGGGGAATCCCTGGTTTTGGACTAGGATTTTCCTGAGCGGGCCTAGGGGCGGGTCCCGCCGCTCAGCCGATGCCGCTTTCGAGCCAGCGCCGGTAAGGGTCGAAGACCTTGACCGCCGGCAAGGCGACGATTTCCGGACATTCGTAGGGATGGAGCTCGCGCAAGCGCGACTCCATTCGATCGTAGGCCCGGGGCAGGGTCTTGATCAACAGCAGCAGCTCTTTCTCGGCGCAGACCTTGCCCTTCCATACATAGTGCGACTCGGCCTCGGGCAGGATGCTGACGCAGGCGGCGAGGCGCTCGCCGACCAAGGCCTTGGCGATGCGGGTGGCGTCGGTCTTTTTGGCGACGGTGCTGAGGACGAATAGCGGCTGGGGATGTTTCAAGGGGATCATAGGCAAAACCCTTCTAAAATCAGTTTTTCTTTAAGAATTCCTTCACCTCTTCGAGCGATCCGGTGTTGAGGACGTCGCCCTTGCTCAGCCAGCCTTTGCGGGCCAGACCGACCCCGATGAAAGTGTCGCTCAGGCCGGCCACGCTGTGGGCGTCGGGATCGATGG
This bacterium DNA region includes the following protein-coding sequences:
- the cutA gene encoding divalent-cation tolerance protein CutA; its protein translation is MIPLKHPQPLFVLSTVAKKTDATRIAKALVGERLAACVSILPEAESHYVWKGKVCAEKELLLLIKTLPRAYDRMESRLRELHPYECPEIVALPAVKVFDPYRRWLESGIG